The following are encoded together in the Actinobacillus lignieresii genome:
- the corC gene encoding CNNM family magnesium/cobalt transport protein CorC (CorC(YbeX) belongs to the Cyclin M Mg2+ Exporter (CNNM) family, and was characterized as belonging to a set of three proteins, at least one of which must be present for CorA to function.) → MSDEQQSVNTQQDKKSFLQSIFGGLFQSEPKNREDLVEVIRDSLDNELIDSDTKDMIEGVMEISELRVRDIMIPRPQIVYIDANLDLTACVDLIIESAHSRFPVILDDGKDTVLGILHAKDLLKFLRTDSEEFEMPTILRPAVIVPESKRVDRMLKEFRSERFHMALVVDEFGAVSGLVTIEDILEQIVGDIEDEFDEEEIEPIRQLSRHTYAVSALTDIEKFNETFATDFTDEEVDTVGGLVMQAFGHLPKRGEQIQLEGIDFKVTSADSRRLIQLRVTVSDEQLEKMEQLVSNEE, encoded by the coding sequence ATGAGTGATGAACAACAGAGCGTCAATACGCAACAGGATAAAAAATCGTTTTTACAATCGATTTTCGGCGGCTTATTTCAATCCGAACCGAAAAATAGAGAAGACTTGGTTGAAGTAATTCGAGATTCTCTGGATAACGAACTGATCGATAGTGATACCAAAGATATGATCGAAGGCGTAATGGAGATTTCCGAACTGCGTGTGCGGGATATTATGATACCTCGTCCGCAAATCGTTTATATTGACGCCAATCTTGATCTTACCGCTTGTGTTGATTTAATCATTGAATCCGCTCACTCTCGCTTTCCGGTCATTTTAGACGACGGCAAAGATACCGTATTAGGTATTTTACATGCCAAAGATCTCTTAAAATTCCTCAGAACCGATTCCGAAGAGTTTGAAATGCCAACCATTCTACGCCCTGCAGTGATTGTGCCGGAAAGTAAACGGGTCGATAGAATGTTGAAAGAATTCCGCTCCGAACGCTTTCATATGGCGCTGGTGGTGGACGAATTCGGTGCAGTATCCGGCTTAGTCACGATTGAAGATATTCTTGAGCAAATCGTCGGCGATATTGAAGACGAATTCGACGAAGAAGAAATCGAGCCGATTCGCCAGCTTTCTCGCCATACTTATGCGGTATCGGCACTGACGGATATTGAGAAATTTAACGAAACTTTTGCCACCGATTTTACCGATGAAGAAGTGGATACGGTCGGCGGTTTAGTGATGCAAGCGTTCGGACATTTACCGAAACGAGGCGAACAAATTCAATTGGAAGGTATCGATTTTAAAGTAACTTCCGCCGACAGTCGCCGTCTAATTCAATTACGTGTCACCGTATCGGACGAACAGCTGGAAAAAATGGAACAGCTGGTCAGTAACGAAGAATAA
- the lnt gene encoding apolipoprotein N-acyltransferase has translation MNFVKNPSILTACLLAFALGGLGTLAYSPFDLWGIVYLSAAGLIWAATLPQRKIALWATFAWSLGCFCIGVNWVHVSMTQFGGVPLVVSYIAVFLLACYLALYNLLFSYIAHKFRIQNPFALAAIFTFTEYLRGVVFTGFPWLQFGYTQIDSPFAGIAPLLGVEGLTFFVMTVSGYLALLVKKSAKTTASLATLAILCGLAFAAKFIPFVQIDEQKQPLTVSLVQGNIEQKMKWDPAHFDYTLQTYQRLISPLLGKSDVIVLPESAVPALETQIYPLLNQLQQVAADKGSEVIIGTLYQDESEQLFNSAVVLGNPLQPYDLHNTERYNKHHLVPFGEYVPFGSVLDWMRDVFILPINLSQGEFVQPALFAKNRKFNMAICYEVIFGNQMQQNQQVQQSDYLLTITNDAWFGASIGPWQHFQMARMRALELGKPLLRAANTGITAIIGTKGEVIEQIPQFEANVLTAQIQPTKGETLFAKTGNRLIYALSLFCFIFAFVRNRKK, from the coding sequence ATGAACTTTGTAAAAAATCCGTCAATTTTAACCGCTTGTTTACTCGCCTTTGCCCTCGGAGGTCTCGGTACGCTTGCTTATTCCCCTTTTGATCTTTGGGGAATCGTCTATCTTTCCGCCGCCGGTTTAATTTGGGCGGCAACGCTTCCGCAACGAAAAATCGCCCTCTGGGCAACCTTTGCTTGGTCGCTCGGCTGCTTTTGTATCGGAGTAAATTGGGTACACGTCAGTATGACTCAATTCGGCGGTGTTCCGCTGGTAGTGAGCTATATTGCAGTATTTTTATTGGCTTGCTATCTCGCGCTTTATAATTTGCTATTCAGCTATATTGCACATAAGTTCCGAATCCAAAATCCCTTTGCACTTGCGGCGATTTTTACCTTTACCGAATATCTGCGCGGCGTTGTCTTTACCGGCTTTCCTTGGTTGCAGTTCGGTTATACGCAAATTGACAGTCCGTTTGCCGGCATTGCCCCGCTGTTAGGTGTTGAGGGCTTAACATTCTTTGTGATGACGGTGAGCGGTTATCTGGCGTTATTGGTAAAAAAATCCGCAAAAACGACCGCTTCGCTTGCCACCTTAGCAATACTGTGCGGATTAGCATTTGCCGCCAAATTCATTCCGTTTGTGCAAATTGACGAGCAAAAACAACCGCTTACCGTAAGCCTTGTACAAGGCAATATTGAGCAAAAAATGAAATGGGATCCGGCGCATTTCGATTATACGCTGCAAACTTATCAACGTTTAATTAGCCCGCTATTAGGTAAAAGTGATGTAATTGTATTGCCCGAATCCGCTGTTCCGGCGTTAGAAACGCAAATTTATCCGCTACTAAACCAACTTCAACAAGTTGCTGCGGACAAAGGCAGTGAAGTAATTATTGGTACACTCTACCAAGACGAAAGCGAGCAATTATTTAATAGTGCGGTAGTATTGGGAAATCCATTACAACCCTATGACTTACACAATACCGAGCGTTATAACAAACACCATTTAGTGCCGTTCGGCGAATATGTGCCTTTCGGCTCGGTATTGGATTGGATGCGTGATGTATTTATTCTGCCGATTAACTTATCGCAAGGCGAATTCGTGCAACCGGCACTTTTTGCCAAAAATCGTAAGTTTAATATGGCGATTTGCTATGAAGTGATTTTCGGCAATCAAATGCAACAAAACCAACAGGTACAACAATCGGATTATTTATTAACGATTACCAATGATGCGTGGTTCGGCGCCTCTATCGGCCCTTGGCAACATTTCCAAATGGCGAGAATGCGTGCGCTTGAATTAGGCAAGCCGCTACTGCGTGCGGCAAATACGGGAATTACGGCGATTATCGGTACCAAAGGCGAAGTCATTGAGCAGATTCCGCAATTTGAAGCGAACGTATTGACCGCTCAAATTCAACCGACTAAGGGAGAAACCTTATTTGCCAAAACAGGTAACCGGCTGATTTATGCGCTAAGTCTGTTTTGCTTTATTTTTGCCTTTGTAAGAAATCGGAAAAAATAG
- the recB gene encoding exodeoxyribonuclease V subunit beta, whose translation MKTLSPIELPLNCTALIEASAGTGKTFTMANLYLRLLLGVGCASLTVEQILVVTFTKAATEELRDRIRRNIKACRRFLQEYDAEKSYDANDFFFQLHQQIESVEEAILRLRIAEREIDLASIFTIHSFCQKMLFQFAFDSGMRFDNDLQPDESDLLRRLSEEVWREMFYPMGLTETAAVAEYLGTPYNAFEAIRAFVPAELPPLSDEQHWLNGELAVHLAALQHFLADAKRHWSAHGEEISRLIESELAKKYKTGEKKALNRRSYQTRYLEKWRASVDEWAASSLSYLPEEQFERFCQEFLNEKAEEGAEPLVHPHFAKNQQILTAYQQQFANKQKPLLLYQFLLAVRTKLADYKATHSEKSFNDMLTLLNQALNAERGAELAAQIRAQFPFAMIDEFQDTDKEQYEIFHKIFMQETHTNHGFIMIGDPKQSIYKFRGADIFTYLTASQQAQQKRTLAKNWRSLPPIVSVTNRLFEFPEAAENSPFLYQGIQFHSVEAKASEAELIGADYVNCYLQAKFDEKLAAKQCAYQIQQQLKQMEAGEFGLKFTNTTEEINAFQAKDIAILVRSHSQATLIKSALAELGIRSVFLSEKESVYQSETAKELLWVLYACLNPYHQRHLLSALGTTLWGLSATEIHQLKNSELQWDEQVGRFITYQQIWQQQGILPMLHKLFMQEGIIERLRANPRDSDRRLTDLLHLTELLQNAMPSLENESALVRWYERQLAKIDSTEEHILRLESEEELIKIVTVHGSKGLQYPIVWLPFIGKKNQGAKASNLAIYRDEQGQAHWYFGKPSEQVQALMDREELAEDLRLLYVAVTRAESQLNLILPQRFEDGWNAVHYLLSNGEIGLDKSYKAEISTSEYLQQKRIDFQAVELDEKIANDEWRPTPFVSETLSACHFTGQIQQTGLVTSFSALHQQHEWAMQHHTGYSMPKAFESAGQDYDQQQVLTPETDNLFALDSEETNAYSPYQFPHSTKVGNILHSFFEHSDFQQAVDFEQILTICEQLDLDENWHEPLQQWFEKVLATPFSESEFALKDVPMTKRLNEWQFYLRLKNSDGLRKLNQLLKQYSAVSAKLPDLNLPQLEGYLRGFVDCIVQVNEKFYLIDYKSNFLGYLAQDYSRQNLEKTIGQYRYDLQYLLYTLALHRYLRVRLGGQYEYERDFGGVAYLFLRGMNGTPNSGVFFEKPCKQLIEGMDEIFG comes from the coding sequence ATGAAAACCCTTTCTCCGATTGAATTGCCGTTAAATTGTACCGCATTAATTGAAGCGTCCGCCGGTACCGGTAAAACCTTTACCATGGCAAACTTATATTTGCGTTTGTTGCTGGGTGTCGGTTGTGCGTCTTTAACCGTTGAGCAGATTTTGGTGGTAACCTTTACCAAAGCGGCAACCGAAGAATTACGTGATCGTATTCGTAGAAACATCAAAGCCTGCCGCCGCTTTTTGCAAGAGTATGATGCGGAAAAATCCTATGATGCCAATGATTTCTTCTTCCAATTACATCAGCAGATTGAAAGTGTGGAAGAGGCGATTTTACGCTTACGCATTGCCGAACGAGAGATCGATTTAGCCAGTATTTTTACCATTCACAGTTTTTGTCAAAAGATGCTATTTCAATTTGCGTTTGATTCGGGGATGCGTTTTGATAACGACTTGCAGCCGGATGAAAGTGATTTGTTACGCCGTTTAAGTGAAGAAGTTTGGCGTGAAATGTTCTATCCGATGGGACTGACCGAAACGGCGGCGGTGGCGGAATATCTTGGTACGCCGTACAATGCTTTTGAGGCAATTCGTGCCTTTGTGCCTGCCGAATTGCCGCCATTGTCAGATGAACAACATTGGTTGAACGGCGAGCTTGCTGTTCATTTGGCTGCCTTACAGCATTTTTTAGCGGATGCTAAACGGCATTGGTCGGCACACGGAGAAGAAATCAGTCGCTTAATTGAAAGCGAATTAGCGAAAAAATATAAAACCGGTGAGAAAAAAGCACTTAATCGCCGTTCTTACCAAACTCGTTACTTAGAAAAATGGCGTGCTTCCGTGGACGAATGGGCGGCAAGTTCGCTTTCCTATTTGCCGGAAGAACAGTTTGAACGTTTCTGTCAGGAATTTCTAAACGAAAAAGCGGAAGAGGGCGCAGAACCGTTGGTTCATCCGCATTTTGCAAAAAATCAGCAAATTTTGACCGCTTATCAACAGCAGTTTGCGAATAAACAGAAGCCGTTATTGCTCTATCAATTCTTACTCGCAGTGAGAACAAAGCTCGCAGATTATAAAGCGACGCATAGTGAGAAAAGTTTTAACGATATGCTCACTTTACTCAATCAAGCTTTAAACGCTGAAAGGGGGGCAGAGTTAGCAGCACAAATTCGTGCGCAATTCCCGTTCGCAATGATTGACGAGTTCCAAGATACCGATAAAGAGCAATATGAAATCTTCCATAAGATTTTTATGCAGGAAACGCATACGAATCACGGATTTATTATGATTGGTGACCCGAAACAATCGATCTATAAATTCCGAGGTGCGGATATTTTCACTTATTTGACCGCTTCTCAACAGGCGCAACAAAAACGCACGTTAGCCAAAAACTGGCGCTCGTTGCCACCAATTGTGAGTGTAACTAATCGCTTATTTGAATTTCCGGAAGCTGCTGAAAACAGTCCTTTCTTGTATCAAGGTATTCAGTTTCACTCGGTGGAAGCGAAAGCGAGCGAAGCTGAATTAATCGGCGCCGACTATGTAAATTGTTATCTACAAGCAAAATTTGATGAAAAATTAGCGGCAAAGCAGTGTGCTTACCAAATTCAGCAGCAGCTTAAGCAAATGGAAGCGGGTGAATTCGGCTTAAAATTTACCAATACTACGGAAGAGATTAATGCGTTTCAGGCAAAAGATATTGCAATTTTGGTGCGTAGCCACTCGCAAGCTACATTGATAAAAAGTGCATTAGCTGAACTGGGCATTCGTTCGGTATTTTTGTCGGAAAAAGAAAGCGTCTATCAATCGGAAACCGCTAAAGAATTATTGTGGGTGTTGTATGCCTGTTTAAATCCGTATCATCAACGCCATTTACTCAGTGCGTTAGGCACAACCCTCTGGGGGCTGTCAGCAACGGAGATTCATCAGCTTAAAAATAGCGAATTACAGTGGGATGAACAGGTAGGGCGCTTTATTACATATCAGCAAATTTGGCAACAACAAGGTATTTTACCGATGTTGCATAAGTTATTTATGCAAGAGGGAATTATTGAACGCTTACGAGCCAACCCGCGCGACAGTGATCGCCGTCTAACGGATTTATTGCATTTAACGGAATTACTACAAAATGCCATGCCGAGCTTAGAAAATGAATCGGCGTTAGTGCGTTGGTATGAACGTCAATTGGCAAAAATAGATAGCACGGAAGAGCATATTTTACGCTTAGAAAGTGAAGAAGAATTGATTAAAATCGTGACCGTTCACGGTTCAAAAGGTTTGCAATATCCGATAGTTTGGTTGCCGTTTATCGGTAAAAAAAATCAGGGTGCTAAAGCAAGTAATTTGGCTATCTACCGTGATGAACAAGGGCAAGCGCATTGGTATTTCGGGAAACCGTCAGAGCAAGTACAAGCACTGATGGATCGGGAAGAATTGGCTGAAGATCTGCGTTTGCTTTATGTAGCGGTTACGCGAGCGGAATCACAGCTTAACTTGATTCTGCCGCAACGTTTTGAAGACGGTTGGAATGCGGTGCATTATTTGCTGAGCAATGGTGAAATCGGTTTAGATAAAAGCTATAAAGCGGAAATAAGTACATCGGAATATTTGCAACAAAAAAGGATTGATTTCCAAGCGGTTGAATTAGATGAAAAAATTGCGAATGATGAATGGCGACCGACTCCGTTTGTGTCAGAGACTTTATCCGCTTGTCATTTTACCGGACAGATTCAGCAGACAGGGCTAGTGACCAGTTTCAGTGCATTGCATCAACAACACGAGTGGGCGATGCAACATCATACGGGATATAGTATGCCGAAAGCATTTGAGAGCGCCGGACAAGATTATGACCAGCAACAAGTGCTTACGCCCGAAACGGATAATCTTTTTGCTTTGGATAGTGAAGAAACCAATGCCTATTCGCCCTACCAATTCCCTCACAGTACCAAGGTTGGCAATATTCTACATAGTTTCTTTGAACACAGTGACTTCCAACAAGCGGTCGATTTTGAGCAAATTCTTACTATTTGCGAGCAGCTGGACTTAGATGAAAATTGGCACGAACCGTTACAACAATGGTTTGAAAAGGTACTTGCAACGCCGTTTAGTGAGTCTGAATTTGCGCTAAAAGACGTTCCGATGACAAAACGTTTAAACGAATGGCAGTTTTATTTACGCTTAAAAAATTCGGACGGATTACGTAAGTTAAACCAGTTGTTAAAGCAATACAGTGCGGTTTCGGCAAAATTACCGGATTTGAATTTACCGCAGTTGGAAGGCTATTTACGCGGTTTTGTCGATTGTATCGTGCAAGTAAACGAGAAATTTTATCTGATTGATTATAAGTCCAATTTCTTAGGTTATTTAGCACAAGACTATAGCCGACAAAATTTGGAAAAAACGATCGGGCAATATCGCTATGATCTGCAATATCTGCTTTATACGCTGGCGCTACATCGCTATTTACGAGTACGTTTAGGTGGGCAGTATGAGTATGAGCGTGATTTTGGCGGCGTAGCATATTTATTCTTACGAGGAATGAACGGCACACCGAATAGCGGTGTATTTTTCGAAAAACCTTGCAAGCAGTTAATCGAAGGTATGGATGAAATATTCGGTTAA
- a CDS encoding MATE family efflux transporter: MNLQWQKYPENTRKLFKLTLPIFISQLSVAGMGLADIVMAGLVSDDDVSAIAVSNSIYFPLFLFVLGLLNAITPTVSYLNGSNQRHLITHQIRQGFWLVWACAIPLIFVFLNSHWILDYMNTPQAFSIKSQQYLAIMAIGVVPALLAVNLRCMNDGLSNPKPAMRITFLGLLLNIPLNYIFIFGKFGLPEMGAVGCGVATAIVNWVMFLLLFHYSYTNKSQKDIGLFNRWFEMPSGQTLLKICKLGLPIGFATFTEVMLFSASALLLSPLGSQVVASHQAALQTSSLLFMIPMSFSIATTIVVGKTLGQKQVEEAKIISYHALITGALFALAAAVVIVILDEIIPLAFTSDPVSIAIAAHLLLFAAVYQIPDSLQAVANGILRGYKHTKPILYVTMFCYWVIGMPFGYILARTDWIVEPMAASGFWFIFCVSLSIAAGLLIYQMHKIQQIPAEQLLAKLERIK; encoded by the coding sequence ATGAATCTGCAATGGCAAAAATATCCGGAAAACACGCGTAAACTATTTAAACTCACGCTGCCAATTTTTATTTCTCAGCTTTCGGTGGCGGGAATGGGGCTGGCTGATATTGTGATGGCGGGGCTAGTGAGTGATGATGATGTGTCGGCGATTGCGGTGAGTAATTCCATCTATTTCCCTCTCTTTTTATTTGTATTAGGTTTGCTTAATGCAATCACACCAACCGTTTCTTATTTAAACGGTTCGAATCAGCGTCATTTGATTACCCACCAAATTCGTCAAGGTTTTTGGTTGGTTTGGGCGTGTGCAATTCCTTTGATTTTCGTGTTCCTAAACAGTCATTGGATTTTAGATTATATGAATACGCCGCAAGCTTTTTCGATTAAATCGCAACAATATTTAGCGATTATGGCAATCGGTGTTGTGCCGGCACTATTGGCGGTCAATTTGCGTTGTATGAATGACGGTTTATCCAATCCGAAGCCGGCAATGCGTATCACTTTCTTAGGGCTATTGTTAAATATTCCGCTCAATTATATTTTTATTTTCGGTAAGTTTGGGCTGCCGGAAATGGGGGCGGTCGGTTGCGGTGTAGCAACTGCGATTGTGAACTGGGTGATGTTCTTATTACTGTTCCATTACAGCTACACTAATAAATCTCAGAAAGACATCGGCTTATTTAACCGTTGGTTTGAAATGCCAAGCGGTCAAACGTTGCTAAAAATTTGCAAATTAGGTTTGCCGATCGGCTTTGCAACGTTTACCGAAGTGATGCTGTTCTCCGCATCTGCTTTACTGCTGTCTCCACTTGGTTCGCAAGTGGTGGCAAGTCATCAGGCGGCTCTGCAAACCAGTTCTTTATTATTTATGATCCCGATGTCTTTCAGCATTGCGACCACAATTGTGGTAGGAAAAACCTTGGGGCAGAAACAAGTCGAAGAGGCAAAAATTATTAGCTATCACGCGCTGATTACCGGTGCGCTGTTTGCGTTAGCGGCAGCGGTCGTGATTGTGATTTTAGATGAAATTATTCCGCTGGCGTTTACCAGCGATCCGGTGTCGATTGCAATTGCGGCGCATTTATTGTTGTTTGCGGCGGTGTATCAAATTCCGGATTCGTTACAAGCGGTGGCAAACGGTATTCTGCGTGGCTATAAACATACCAAACCGATTTTATATGTCACGATGTTCTGTTACTGGGTGATTGGTATGCCGTTCGGCTATATTTTAGCGAGAACGGATTGGATTGTTGAACCGATGGCGGCATCAGGCTTTTGGTTTATTTTCTGCGTCAGTTTAAGTATCGCTGCCGGTTTGCTAATTTACCAAATGCACAAAATTCAACAGATTCCTGCAGAACAGCTGCTGGCAAAATTAGAACGAATTAAGTAA
- a CDS encoding extracellular solute-binding protein: MKKLAGLFAAGLATVALTACNEEKPKAAEAAAQPAAAGTVHLYTWTEYVPEGLLDEFTKQTGIKVEVSSLESNETMYAKLKLQGKDGGYDVIAPSNYFVSKMAKEGMLAELDHAQLPVIKELNQDWLNKPYDQGNKYSLPQLLGAPGIAFNTADYQGDAFTSWGDLWKPEFANKVQLLDDAREVFNIALLKLGKNPNTTNPEEIKAAYEELRKLRPNVLSFTSDNPANSFIAGEVSVGQLWNGSVRIAKKEQAPVNMVFPKEGPVLWVDTLAIPANAKNKENAHKLINYLLSAPVAEKLTLEIGYPTSNVEALKTLPKEITEDPAIYPTAEVLKAAQWQDDVGDAIELYEKYYQELKAAK; this comes from the coding sequence ATGAAAAAATTAGCGGGTTTATTTGCAGCAGGTTTAGCAACAGTTGCATTAACAGCGTGTAATGAAGAAAAGCCAAAAGCAGCTGAAGCAGCGGCTCAACCGGCAGCAGCGGGAACAGTTCACCTTTATACTTGGACTGAATATGTGCCTGAAGGCTTGTTAGATGAATTCACAAAGCAAACCGGTATCAAAGTAGAGGTTTCAAGCCTTGAATCTAACGAAACCATGTATGCGAAATTGAAATTACAAGGTAAAGACGGCGGTTACGATGTTATCGCACCTTCTAACTACTTCGTTTCAAAAATGGCGAAAGAAGGTATGTTAGCGGAATTAGATCACGCACAACTTCCGGTAATCAAAGAGTTAAACCAAGATTGGTTAAACAAACCTTATGACCAAGGTAACAAATACTCTTTACCACAATTATTAGGTGCACCGGGTATTGCATTTAATACAGCGGATTACCAAGGTGATGCGTTCACATCTTGGGGCGACTTATGGAAACCTGAGTTTGCCAATAAAGTACAATTATTAGATGACGCACGTGAAGTATTTAACATTGCGTTATTAAAATTAGGTAAAAACCCTAACACAACCAATCCGGAAGAGATTAAAGCGGCTTACGAAGAGTTAAGAAAATTACGTCCAAACGTACTTTCTTTCACTTCAGACAACCCAGCGAACTCATTTATCGCAGGTGAAGTATCTGTAGGTCAACTATGGAACGGTTCTGTACGTATTGCGAAAAAAGAACAAGCGCCGGTAAATATGGTATTCCCGAAAGAAGGTCCTGTGCTTTGGGTTGATACGTTAGCAATTCCTGCGAATGCGAAAAACAAAGAAAATGCGCATAAGTTAATCAACTACTTATTAAGTGCACCGGTTGCGGAAAAATTAACGTTAGAAATCGGTTATCCGACTTCAAACGTAGAAGCGTTAAAAACATTACCAAAAGAGATTACCGAAGATCCGGCAATCTATCCGACAGCTGAAGTGTTAAAAGCGGCACAATGGCAAGACGATGTAGGTGATGCAATCGAACTTTACGAAAAATATTATCAAGAGTTAAAAGCGGCGAAATAA
- the grpE gene encoding nucleotide exchange factor GrpE, with the protein MTTQNENAQAQTEEIEVAPETQLDQGTEQPQEQPVEAELAAAYARINELETYIAEADSREKDIQLRAQAEIQNIRRRAEQDVEKAHKFALEKFSKELLTVVDNLERGLNALDTAVTDEKTQALVDGVEMTHKEFISTLAKFGVEAVGVVGEAFNPEVHEAISMQPAEGIEANHISVVLQKGYTLQGRVLRPAMVMVAG; encoded by the coding sequence ATGACAACTCAAAACGAAAATGCACAAGCTCAAACGGAAGAAATTGAAGTTGCGCCCGAAACACAATTAGATCAAGGTACGGAGCAACCGCAAGAACAACCTGTCGAAGCTGAATTAGCAGCGGCTTATGCACGTATTAATGAGTTAGAAACTTATATTGCGGAAGCGGATAGCCGTGAAAAAGATATTCAATTACGTGCGCAAGCGGAAATCCAAAATATCCGCCGCCGTGCCGAACAAGATGTTGAAAAAGCGCATAAATTCGCACTCGAAAAATTCTCCAAAGAATTACTAACCGTGGTGGATAATCTTGAACGCGGCTTAAATGCGCTTGATACGGCAGTCACCGATGAAAAAACACAAGCATTGGTGGACGGAGTGGAAATGACCCATAAAGAATTTATCTCGACTCTGGCTAAATTCGGTGTGGAAGCGGTCGGTGTCGTCGGCGAAGCGTTCAATCCGGAAGTGCATGAAGCGATTTCAATGCAGCCGGCGGAAGGTATCGAAGCAAATCATATCAGCGTAGTTTTACAAAAAGGCTACACCTTACAAGGTCGTGTCCTTCGCCCGGCAATGGTAATGGTTGCAGGCTAA
- a CDS encoding DUF441 domain-containing protein: MSLQFSPISLFLVALIFLGVVGNNNSITIAATVLLLVQQTFLSKYLPFLDKHGLSVGIIILTIGVLSPIVSGKISLPSFSEFLNWKMLLAVIAGIAVAWLGGRGVSLMGGQPLLVTGLLVGTIIGVALLGGVPVGPLIAAGILSLLIGKG, from the coding sequence ATGTCCCTACAATTCAGCCCTATCTCACTTTTCCTAGTCGCCCTGATTTTCCTCGGTGTAGTCGGAAACAACAATTCTATTACTATTGCAGCAACAGTATTATTACTGGTACAACAAACGTTCCTGAGCAAATATCTGCCCTTTTTAGATAAACACGGCTTAAGTGTCGGGATTATCATTCTGACTATCGGCGTATTAAGCCCCATTGTGTCCGGCAAAATTTCCCTACCGTCCTTTTCTGAATTTTTAAATTGGAAGATGTTGCTTGCCGTAATTGCAGGCATTGCGGTGGCTTGGTTAGGTGGCAGAGGGGTAAGTTTAATGGGGGGGCAGCCGTTGCTCGTCACCGGATTACTGGTCGGGACGATTATCGGTGTGGCGTTACTTGGCGGTGTGCCGGTCGGCCCGTTAATCGCTGCTGGAATCCTATCGCTATTAATCGGCAAAGGCTAA